In Listeria monocytogenes, the following proteins share a genomic window:
- a CDS encoding YitT family protein: MSSKIVYKEYAKKTAIAIIAALLNAIGMNFFLIPAQVYAAGLNGVAQLGSDMLRDSMNISISTGLLVLLLNIPVAILGWLKVGKSFTVFSFLTVAFMSFFLIVIPEVQVSNDILLNAIFGALIASVGIGLALKFGISTGGLDIVAMYITIKTGRSFGKYFLLLNGVIIIVAGFAYDWTFALYTLISLYVQSRVIDIIHTRHQKLTVMIMTQHSETVIKAIHENMVRGITVVDAMGGYSKEDVAMLIMVITRYELYDITHIVGEFDSKAFINVMETSSVFGDFRSEADQKLAMAMYKNKMM, encoded by the coding sequence ATGAGTTCAAAAATAGTATATAAAGAGTATGCTAAAAAAACCGCCATTGCAATAATAGCAGCACTTTTAAACGCAATAGGCATGAACTTCTTTTTAATACCAGCACAAGTTTATGCAGCTGGATTAAATGGGGTTGCACAACTAGGTTCAGACATGTTACGTGATTCAATGAATATTTCTATTTCAACAGGGCTACTCGTTCTGTTATTAAATATTCCAGTGGCAATTTTAGGTTGGTTAAAAGTTGGGAAATCATTTACTGTTTTCAGCTTTTTGACAGTTGCTTTTATGTCCTTTTTCTTAATTGTTATTCCGGAGGTACAAGTATCTAATGATATTTTACTTAATGCCATTTTTGGGGCATTAATCGCATCTGTAGGTATTGGTCTGGCTCTAAAATTCGGTATTTCTACTGGTGGGCTAGATATAGTAGCAATGTATATCACTATTAAAACAGGACGTTCTTTCGGAAAATACTTCTTGCTTTTAAATGGAGTTATTATTATTGTAGCAGGCTTTGCATATGATTGGACATTTGCGCTGTATACGCTCATTTCTTTATATGTTCAAAGTAGAGTCATTGATATTATTCATACAAGACATCAGAAATTGACAGTGATGATTATGACACAACATTCCGAAACAGTAATTAAAGCGATCCATGAAAATATGGTACGTGGAATTACGGTTGTTGATGCAATGGGCGGCTATTCAAAAGAAGATGTAGCGATGCTTATTATGGTGATTACGCGTTATGAACTATATGATATTACGCACATTGTTGGCGAGTTTGACTCTAAAGCATTTATTAATGTCATGGAGACCTCAAGCGTATTTGGTGATTTTCGTTCAGAAGCAGATCAAAAATTAGCAATGGCGATGTATAAAAATAAAATGATGTAA
- a CDS encoding YisL family protein — MWGYIHLISWVAIVVLTVTALLIYSKSVKSFTMLQMINRVFYILVILSGIMMVKYSIEQSWILAIFKILMGIIVIGVVEMLLSYRKQQKPTGMFLMIFVIVVVITISLGFYLSGGYPLFN, encoded by the coding sequence ATGTGGGGTTATATTCATTTGATTTCATGGGTGGCTATTGTTGTGCTAACGGTTACAGCTCTACTCATTTATTCGAAATCGGTAAAAAGTTTTACAATGTTACAAATGATTAATCGAGTTTTTTATATTTTGGTTATTTTGAGTGGAATTATGATGGTCAAATACAGCATAGAGCAAAGCTGGATTCTGGCGATATTTAAGATTCTGATGGGAATCATTGTAATTGGCGTTGTGGAGATGCTACTTAGTTACAGGAAACAACAAAAACCAACAGGAATGTTTTTGATGATTTTTGTTATTGTAGTAGTGATTACCATCTCATTAGGCTTCTATTTATCAGGCGGATATCCATTATTTAATTAA
- a CDS encoding fumarylacetoacetate hydrolase family protein codes for MKWLSYLYEGDLAYGILTPENKIIPAGTIFSNPPATLLDFIKEKPLVPELTGIDGHIDLAEVEIQVPFVPPNNIIAIGKNYYNHVLEMGSKEDVPEHILVFTKSANSLLPHNGNIELHQNITSQLDYEGELAVIIGEKVRDISEQEALSAIFGFTILNDITARDLQKKHKQFYLGKSLDASCPIGPFVLENNANKEPVFHIETKVNGEVRQSDSTDKFIFGLARIISDLSKGHTLLPGDIIATGTPSGVGNGMTPPTFLQDGDIIEITIDKIGTLTNKVRKS; via the coding sequence ATGAAATGGTTGAGTTATCTGTATGAAGGAGATTTGGCTTATGGTATTTTAACACCTGAAAATAAAATCATCCCTGCTGGAACGATTTTTTCGAATCCGCCAGCTACTCTTTTAGATTTTATTAAAGAAAAACCGCTTGTTCCAGAATTAACAGGAATTGACGGGCATATCGATTTAGCCGAAGTGGAAATTCAAGTACCTTTTGTTCCGCCAAATAACATTATTGCAATTGGGAAAAACTATTATAATCATGTGCTAGAGATGGGAAGCAAGGAAGACGTCCCAGAGCATATTCTTGTATTTACAAAGAGTGCTAATAGTCTATTACCGCATAATGGCAACATTGAGTTACATCAAAATATAACGAGCCAATTAGATTATGAGGGAGAACTTGCTGTTATTATTGGTGAGAAAGTAAGAGACATATCGGAACAAGAGGCTTTATCTGCCATCTTTGGATTTACTATTTTAAATGATATTACAGCTCGCGATCTTCAGAAAAAACATAAACAGTTTTATTTAGGGAAAAGTCTTGATGCAAGTTGTCCGATTGGTCCATTCGTGTTGGAAAATAACGCAAACAAAGAACCTGTTTTCCACATTGAAACCAAGGTTAATGGCGAAGTAAGACAGTCTGACTCTACCGATAAATTTATATTTGGCTTAGCAAGAATTATTTCTGATTTATCCAAAGGGCATACGCTGCTTCCAGGGGATATAATTGCTACAGGGACCCCAAGTGGTGTGGGAAATGGTATGACACCTCCAACTTTTCTACAAGATGGGGACATTATCGAAATTACTATTGATAAAATTGGGACACTGACTAACAAAGTAAGAAAATCTTAA
- the addA gene encoding helicase-exonuclease AddAB subunit AddA codes for MSLNIPPKPEESLWTDDQWKAIQAKGNNVLVAAAAGSGKTAVLVTRIIKKLIDESANLNVDELLIVTFTNASAAEMKFRIGKGLEEALGQNPDSAHLKRQVALLNYASISTLHSFCLEIIRKYYFEADIDPSFRLIEPIESSMIRDEVLEGLLEQEYGIENNEAFFHLVESFTGDRSDAELHSLISKLYDFSRANPDPNAWLEAMVNFYNTEEITSITELPYFPIIKEDIELRVNQAKNYLLNAIDYANENNGPAPYLATLENDLVQIQALSELNWSSWTHLKTSIENIDFKRIPTLKNKSDYDEVYVEEAKKFRDAAKKEMKNIATDWFSREEVNYLSDLEKMKPDIQTLSELVKKFAANFFEEKQQRGVLDFNDLEHLALKILLNGDKASEVAQNYQKQFKEVLIDEYQDTNMVQETILRLVTNPSEAQGNLFMVGDVKQSIYRFRLAEPTLFMTKYQTFQQDGSGNGIRIDLSQNFRSRKEVLDATNFIFRQLMDKHIAEIDYDTAAELTLGAKSPETNAMATELLLIDMKTEDTETEDELSPQELQKNQVESRTIAMKIREMIDNKFPIYDKKLKQNRPIQYRDIVILSRAMTSAPDMEEAMKVQDIPFYANNNSGYFETTEVATMIALMKVVDNPYQDIPLAAVLRSPIIGLNEEELGQIRMAKKKGYFYDALLAYKDITVSETADKISDFVQQLNNWRELSIRENLTSLIWQIYQETNFYEFVGGLPGGKQRQANLRALYDRANQYEKTSFRGLFRFVRFVERLEIRGDDLGTAKTLGEKEDVVRMMTIHASKGLEFPVVIVSGLSRKFNMRDIYSKTLLDKDYGFASSYRDVEKMIVYPTIMQQAIKQKKSREMIAEEMRVLYVALTRAEEKLILVATVPDFEKTSKNWLQVAKEKETILPAATRAKAKCYLDWIGNATIRHSAFKELLCEEMIQTLATEMKLQIEIKTKEMFLTNELERAESDNWLENIKEHQPVPIQSPYKDEIQRYMEYEYQNEAATEIRAKQSVTELKRQFSLQDNWSDTTLLKEFQKVSLDRPKFLQKNKLSATEIGTAMHTLMQAVSLDYKPTKEDLEQLLRTMREKDILTDAQIKAINIKQILDFFESPLGETMLQKKDLVKREVPFSYLLPVSELYENVDIDERVLIQGVVDSMIEEEETITLIDYKTDKIEGRYADWNAAEKVMKERYHIQIKLYAEAIQAISGKKVAAAYLYFFDGQHICQINTKEGL; via the coding sequence ATGAGTTTAAATATACCGCCAAAACCAGAAGAGTCATTATGGACAGACGACCAATGGAAAGCCATTCAAGCTAAAGGCAATAATGTACTTGTTGCTGCTGCTGCTGGTTCTGGAAAAACAGCTGTCCTAGTCACTAGAATCATTAAAAAGTTAATAGATGAGTCAGCAAACTTAAATGTAGACGAGTTACTAATTGTAACTTTTACGAATGCTTCAGCTGCTGAAATGAAGTTTAGAATAGGAAAAGGACTGGAAGAAGCTCTGGGACAAAATCCAGATTCAGCCCATCTAAAAAGACAAGTAGCATTACTTAACTATGCTTCTATTTCAACTCTCCATTCTTTTTGTTTAGAAATTATTCGAAAATACTATTTTGAGGCAGATATTGATCCGAGTTTTCGCTTAATTGAGCCAATTGAAAGTAGTATGATTCGCGATGAGGTTTTAGAAGGATTGCTGGAACAAGAATATGGTATTGAAAATAATGAAGCTTTTTTTCATTTGGTAGAATCTTTTACAGGGGATCGTTCGGATGCAGAATTGCACTCATTAATATCTAAGCTATATGATTTCTCAAGAGCCAACCCAGATCCAAACGCTTGGTTAGAAGCAATGGTGAACTTTTATAATACAGAAGAGATTACTTCGATTACAGAGTTACCTTATTTTCCAATTATTAAAGAAGATATTGAATTAAGAGTAAATCAAGCAAAAAACTATTTACTAAACGCAATAGATTATGCAAATGAAAATAACGGCCCAGCACCTTATTTAGCTACACTAGAAAATGATCTGGTCCAAATTCAAGCATTGTCAGAGTTGAACTGGAGTAGCTGGACACATCTGAAAACATCTATTGAAAACATAGATTTCAAGCGTATTCCGACACTTAAAAATAAAAGTGATTACGACGAAGTATATGTGGAGGAAGCGAAGAAATTTCGAGATGCAGCTAAAAAAGAAATGAAAAATATCGCAACTGACTGGTTTTCGAGGGAAGAAGTAAATTACTTATCTGACTTAGAAAAAATGAAACCAGATATTCAAACTTTGAGTGAGTTGGTCAAAAAATTTGCTGCAAATTTCTTTGAAGAAAAACAACAAAGAGGGGTATTAGACTTTAACGATTTAGAACATTTAGCATTAAAAATTTTATTAAATGGTGATAAAGCTTCAGAAGTTGCTCAAAATTATCAAAAACAATTTAAAGAAGTATTAATCGATGAGTATCAAGATACCAATATGGTGCAAGAAACTATTCTGCGCCTTGTAACGAACCCCAGTGAAGCGCAGGGGAATCTATTCATGGTTGGAGATGTGAAACAGTCCATCTATCGCTTTCGTTTAGCAGAGCCAACATTATTTATGACAAAGTACCAAACATTCCAACAAGATGGTAGTGGAAACGGGATACGCATTGATTTGTCACAGAACTTTAGGAGTAGGAAAGAAGTTTTAGATGCTACCAATTTTATATTTCGTCAATTGATGGATAAACACATTGCTGAAATTGATTATGATACCGCCGCAGAATTGACTTTAGGTGCAAAATCCCCTGAAACAAACGCTATGGCAACGGAACTTTTACTAATTGATATGAAGACTGAGGATACCGAAACAGAAGATGAATTATCGCCTCAAGAATTGCAAAAAAATCAAGTAGAATCACGTACGATTGCAATGAAAATCAGAGAAATGATAGACAATAAGTTTCCTATTTATGATAAAAAACTTAAACAAAATAGACCTATTCAATACAGAGATATCGTTATTTTATCAAGGGCGATGACGAGCGCTCCGGATATGGAAGAAGCAATGAAAGTTCAAGATATCCCTTTTTATGCGAATAATAACTCAGGTTATTTTGAAACAACAGAAGTAGCTACAATGATTGCACTTATGAAAGTAGTAGATAACCCTTACCAAGATATTCCACTTGCTGCGGTTTTACGTTCACCCATAATTGGCTTAAATGAAGAAGAGCTAGGGCAAATTCGCATGGCGAAGAAGAAGGGATATTTCTATGACGCATTGCTAGCCTATAAAGACATAACCGTTTCGGAAACAGCGGATAAAATTAGTGATTTTGTTCAACAATTAAACAATTGGCGTGAATTGTCCATTCGAGAAAATTTAACGTCTTTGATATGGCAAATCTATCAAGAAACTAATTTTTATGAATTTGTGGGTGGTTTACCAGGGGGCAAACAACGCCAAGCTAATTTACGAGCATTATACGACCGGGCCAACCAATATGAAAAAACATCTTTCCGTGGTCTGTTCCGTTTTGTCCGTTTTGTTGAACGGTTAGAAATTCGAGGCGATGATTTAGGTACCGCAAAAACACTTGGTGAAAAAGAAGATGTTGTTCGCATGATGACAATCCATGCGAGTAAAGGATTAGAATTTCCTGTGGTTATTGTTTCTGGGCTAAGTCGAAAATTTAATATGCGGGATATTTATAGCAAAACGTTGTTAGATAAAGATTATGGCTTTGCATCTAGTTATCGAGATGTTGAGAAAATGATTGTTTACCCAACAATTATGCAGCAAGCAATAAAGCAAAAGAAATCTCGTGAAATGATTGCGGAAGAGATGCGCGTGTTGTATGTTGCGCTAACTCGTGCAGAAGAAAAGTTGATTTTAGTTGCAACAGTACCGGATTTTGAAAAAACAAGCAAAAACTGGTTGCAAGTCGCAAAAGAAAAAGAAACTATTTTACCTGCAGCCACAAGAGCGAAAGCGAAATGCTATTTGGATTGGATAGGAAACGCAACGATTAGGCATTCTGCTTTTAAAGAATTGTTGTGTGAAGAAATGATCCAAACACTTGCGACGGAGATGAAACTACAAATTGAAATAAAAACAAAAGAAATGTTTCTAACTAATGAGCTAGAAAGAGCTGAATCAGATAATTGGCTGGAAAATATAAAAGAACATCAGCCAGTACCTATTCAAAGCCCATATAAGGACGAAATTCAGCGATATATGGAGTATGAGTACCAAAATGAAGCGGCGACTGAAATACGTGCTAAACAGTCTGTAACAGAGCTTAAGCGGCAATTTTCTTTGCAAGATAACTGGAGTGATACTACACTGTTAAAAGAATTCCAAAAAGTATCACTGGATAGACCCAAATTTTTACAAAAAAATAAACTCTCTGCAACAGAAATTGGTACGGCAATGCATACGCTGATGCAAGCAGTTTCGTTAGATTATAAACCTACAAAGGAAGATTTGGAACAGCTTTTACGCACAATGCGAGAAAAAGATATCTTAACAGATGCGCAAATTAAAGCAATTAATATCAAACAAATATTAGATTTCTTTGAATCTCCATTAGGGGAAACAATGCTGCAGAAAAAAGATTTAGTAAAACGTGAAGTGCCATTTAGTTATTTGCTTCCTGTGTCAGAGTTATATGAAAACGTTGATATAGACGAACGAGTACTCATTCAAGGTGTTGTGGATAGCATGATAGAAGAGGAAGAAACGATTACTTTAATTGATTATAAAACAGATAAAATAGAAGGAAGATATGCTGATTGGAACGCTGCTGAAAAAGTAATGAAAGAACGATATCATATTCAAATCAAGCTTTATGCAGAAGCGATTCAAGCGATTAGCGGTAAAAAAGTCGCTGCAGCTTATTTATATTTCTTCGATGGACAACATATATGCCAAATAAACACAAAGGAAGGTCTTTAA
- the addB gene encoding helicase-exonuclease AddAB subunit AddB: protein MTLQIIAGRSGTGKTTHLMDEVGEKIKQNSKTYIFIVPDQMTFQMETSFLNKENLAGMLGTQIFSFSRLAWKILQETGGLSKTFLSQTGIEMVIRKAALDQKDKLKIFSRATSRKGFYSELANLFKEMKQEEVSIEDMVQSATNLSTSVNNKVHDISLIYQKYEELLADKFLENEDYLRLLAEKIADSDYLNRTEIVIDGFTSFSKQELTVIGELMRKCDKVTVSLTLNVPEIQHGLDEYSMFKASTEAYYALLELAKLNGTQVEENKFFLENKRAKTESLAFLANTWGHNKFMSFKNEPQNLKIHQANNRRAEIEGIAREIRQLVLNGYRYRDIAILTRNLGDYDVLCETVMEAYNIPTFIDKKRAMAKHPFIEFIRSSLDAILFNWKYEPIFQAVKTEFFFDITEKSSLNRRKADILENYVLENGIQNKWKWEKEGDWVYRKIRGLSTNVLPQTDEEIHMQSIINEMRSLIVNPLATLELNLRKAKTGMEFALALYHYLEQVNAVERLESWRQRAEEQGYLELAREHEQAWSSISALLDEFVEVLGEETLDLDSFTEIIGTGLDALEFSLLPPSLDQVVLSDMENAKLLDMKVIFAIGMNDGVMPLRQKDKGIFSDQDRDALRAEDSKLKPSAKNNIGEEDLLAYKIISLPSDKLFLSYPAADEEGKVLSESNYLRKIKGQFNELNESVYLTDPSLLSDAEQSSYIRSKQATLGLLTSQLQMYKRGYTLSSVWWDAYNSYFENEKESIMAKQVLSSLYYENKTKPLQETTAKNLFGETIHASVSRMEKFFSCEFQHYAQYGLKLEERGHFQLQAVDMGEIFHGAMEWISAELKRNNLDWGNLTEEECKQMAKLAMTFLAPKIQHEILLSSKRMEYIQYKLLQIITRATTVLNEQAKSSAFRPVGLEVDFGLKGDIPPLKIPLQSDSELLLQGRIDRIDMAEQDDRTFLRIIDYKSSSHDLALTEVYYGLALQMLTYLDIVVTNAQKMIGKTAEPAGVLYFHMHNQYVQAEKELSDEAIAKELQKSSKMKGLILSDPVAVSLMDTTLEKGKASTIIPAEIKQNGELSARSRTATRAEFDKMRQFVRHKYQEAGNKILDGAVSINPYKLKERTPCQFCSFRSFCGFDPSLTSNQYRHLANEKAETILTKMDMEGGTQ, encoded by the coding sequence ATGACACTTCAAATAATTGCAGGTAGATCAGGAACAGGCAAAACAACTCATTTAATGGATGAGGTTGGAGAGAAAATTAAACAAAATTCTAAAACGTATATCTTTATTGTCCCAGATCAAATGACGTTTCAGATGGAGACAAGCTTTTTAAACAAGGAAAATTTAGCAGGTATGCTTGGAACACAAATATTTAGTTTTAGCCGTTTAGCATGGAAAATTCTTCAAGAAACAGGTGGATTATCTAAAACTTTCTTAAGTCAGACAGGTATAGAAATGGTTATCAGAAAAGCAGCCCTTGATCAAAAAGATAAATTAAAAATCTTTTCAAGAGCTACTTCAAGAAAGGGTTTTTATTCAGAGTTAGCGAATTTATTTAAAGAAATGAAACAAGAAGAGGTTTCCATTGAAGACATGGTTCAGAGCGCTACGAATCTGTCTACAAGTGTGAATAATAAAGTGCATGATATCTCGCTAATCTATCAAAAGTATGAGGAATTATTAGCGGATAAATTCCTTGAAAATGAAGACTATTTGAGATTGCTTGCAGAAAAAATTGCCGATAGCGATTATTTAAATCGGACTGAAATCGTCATTGATGGTTTTACTTCCTTCTCAAAACAAGAGCTGACAGTCATTGGAGAATTAATGCGGAAATGTGATAAAGTAACGGTTTCTTTGACGCTTAATGTTCCTGAAATTCAGCATGGACTAGATGAATATAGTATGTTCAAAGCAAGTACAGAAGCGTATTATGCTCTATTAGAGTTGGCTAAATTAAATGGCACTCAAGTCGAGGAAAACAAGTTCTTCTTAGAGAATAAGCGAGCAAAAACAGAATCACTAGCTTTTTTAGCTAATACCTGGGGGCATAACAAATTTATGTCTTTCAAAAACGAACCTCAAAATTTAAAAATCCACCAAGCGAATAACAGACGTGCAGAAATAGAAGGGATTGCTCGTGAGATTCGTCAACTAGTATTAAATGGATATAGATACCGCGATATAGCTATTTTGACAAGAAATCTCGGAGATTATGACGTTTTATGTGAAACGGTGATGGAAGCATATAACATTCCTACCTTTATTGATAAAAAGAGAGCTATGGCTAAACACCCGTTTATCGAGTTCATTCGTTCTAGCTTAGATGCTATTCTATTTAACTGGAAGTACGAACCAATCTTTCAAGCAGTTAAGACAGAGTTTTTCTTTGATATTACCGAAAAATCAAGCCTTAACAGACGTAAAGCAGATATTCTTGAAAACTATGTATTAGAAAATGGTATTCAAAATAAATGGAAATGGGAAAAAGAAGGAGATTGGGTTTACCGGAAAATCCGCGGACTATCCACCAATGTATTGCCTCAAACAGATGAGGAGATTCATATGCAATCTATCATTAATGAGATGAGGAGTCTTATAGTGAATCCACTTGCTACTTTAGAATTAAATCTAAGGAAGGCAAAAACAGGGATGGAGTTTGCTTTAGCTCTTTATCATTATTTGGAGCAAGTAAATGCTGTAGAACGCTTGGAGTCATGGAGACAAAGAGCGGAAGAGCAAGGCTATTTAGAACTTGCACGAGAACATGAACAAGCTTGGAGCTCCATTTCCGCGCTTTTGGATGAATTTGTAGAAGTTTTAGGAGAGGAAACGTTAGACTTAGATAGTTTTACTGAAATTATTGGAACGGGTCTTGATGCACTTGAGTTTTCGCTTTTACCACCTTCCTTAGACCAAGTAGTTTTATCTGATATGGAGAATGCGAAATTGCTAGATATGAAAGTGATTTTTGCTATTGGGATGAATGACGGTGTTATGCCGCTACGTCAAAAGGATAAAGGGATTTTTTCGGATCAGGATAGAGATGCATTGCGTGCTGAAGACAGTAAATTGAAACCATCTGCTAAAAATAATATTGGTGAAGAAGACTTATTAGCATATAAAATAATAAGTCTTCCTAGTGACAAATTATTTCTTAGTTATCCTGCCGCTGACGAAGAAGGAAAAGTATTAAGCGAATCCAATTATTTAAGGAAAATAAAAGGACAGTTTAATGAACTAAATGAATCAGTTTATTTAACAGACCCGAGCTTATTAAGTGATGCTGAACAAAGTAGTTATATTCGTTCTAAGCAAGCAACATTAGGATTGTTGACAAGCCAATTACAAATGTATAAACGAGGGTACACGCTGTCTAGTGTATGGTGGGATGCCTACAATAGTTACTTTGAAAATGAAAAAGAATCAATAATGGCTAAACAAGTGTTATCAAGTCTATATTATGAAAATAAAACAAAACCATTACAAGAAACAACTGCTAAAAACTTATTTGGAGAAACTATTCATGCAAGTGTTTCAAGAATGGAGAAATTTTTCAGTTGTGAGTTCCAACATTACGCTCAATATGGCTTGAAATTAGAAGAGCGAGGGCATTTTCAGTTGCAAGCCGTTGATATGGGAGAGATTTTCCATGGAGCGATGGAATGGATCTCAGCAGAATTAAAAAGAAATAATCTGGATTGGGGCAATTTAACAGAAGAAGAATGTAAGCAAATGGCGAAACTTGCAATGACATTTCTAGCTCCTAAAATCCAGCATGAAATTTTGCTTAGCTCTAAAAGAATGGAATATATTCAGTACAAATTACTCCAAATCATAACGAGGGCAACAACTGTTTTAAATGAACAAGCAAAAAGCAGTGCGTTTCGTCCTGTTGGGTTAGAAGTTGATTTTGGTTTGAAAGGAGATATTCCGCCATTAAAAATACCTCTTCAATCAGATAGTGAACTCCTTTTACAGGGGCGAATTGATAGAATTGATATGGCAGAACAAGATGATCGAACGTTCCTACGCATTATAGATTATAAATCAAGTTCGCATGATTTGGCGCTCACAGAAGTCTATTATGGTTTAGCGCTTCAAATGCTTACCTACCTGGATATTGTAGTAACAAATGCACAAAAAATGATTGGCAAAACTGCCGAACCAGCTGGGGTGCTATATTTCCATATGCACAATCAATATGTACAAGCAGAGAAAGAGTTAAGTGATGAGGCTATCGCAAAAGAATTACAAAAAAGCTCCAAAATGAAAGGATTGATTTTATCCGATCCCGTGGCCGTTTCATTAATGGATACGACCCTTGAAAAAGGAAAAGCATCCACTATTATTCCGGCAGAAATAAAACAAAATGGGGAGTTGAGTGCGAGATCAAGAACTGCGACAAGAGCGGAATTTGATAAAATGCGACAATTTGTCCGTCATAAATACCAAGAAGCTGGGAATAAAATACTTGATGGAGCAGTTTCTATTAATCCATATAAACTAAAAGAAAGAACGCCTTGCCAATTTTGCAGTTTCCGTTCATTTTGCGGATTTGATCCATCTTTAACAAGTAATCAATATAGACATTTAGCTAATGAGAAAGCAGAGACAATTTTAACAAAAATGGATATGGAAGGAGGGACGCAGTAG
- a CDS encoding IDEAL domain-containing protein — MVICKSLDISKVVFSSCFLFFLGILQFFKIVINMSEGVVVVEMRDFSNSLMNQVGVLKGEKELTNVFIECFLTMLLEERKLEQLRAEIDKALDNRNKAEFMKLTEKMNKIQQEMLAFE; from the coding sequence ATGGTAATTTGCAAGTCATTAGATATTAGTAAAGTTGTATTTTCAAGCTGTTTTCTGTTTTTTCTTGGCATATTACAATTTTTCAAGATTGTAATAAATATGAGTGAAGGAGTGGTAGTCGTGGAAATGCGTGATTTTTCTAATTCGTTGATGAATCAGGTGGGTGTCCTTAAGGGTGAAAAAGAATTAACAAACGTTTTTATCGAATGCTTCCTGACGATGCTCCTAGAAGAGAGAAAATTAGAACAACTTAGAGCTGAAATTGATAAAGCTCTCGATAATAGGAACAAAGCGGAATTTATGAAACTCACAGAAAAAATGAATAAAATTCAACAGGAAATGCTAGCTTTTGAGTAG
- a CDS encoding competence protein ComK has protein sequence MKKEQISTQFYEVNPHTMIIFPKKSGSIVYSEIYEVDSHYTSKFTPFELIKTSCNFFGSSYEGRKEGTKHLIGVTHKPPIIIDPVTSTYVFPTVAPSSTDCIWIFPQHIKDYHAIGFNHTLITFSNMETFEIDMSLASFNNQIARTSMLHMKFSQKMRMMESNFPSMNMFFPPTTLAAESRRYYNTMLPNNEDPKDPQDSDQ, from the coding sequence ATGAAAAAAGAACAAATCAGTACTCAGTTTTATGAAGTAAACCCGCACACAATGATTATTTTTCCAAAAAAATCTGGAAGTATAGTCTATTCAGAAATTTATGAAGTTGATTCTCATTATACTTCTAAATTTACCCCGTTTGAACTAATTAAAACCAGCTGTAACTTTTTCGGATCAAGCTATGAGGGACGCAAAGAGGGAACCAAACACTTAATTGGTGTTACCCATAAGCCACCTATCATTATTGACCCAGTCACTTCCACTTATGTATTCCCAACTGTAGCACCAAGTTCAACTGATTGTATTTGGATTTTCCCACAACATATTAAAGATTATCATGCAATCGGATTTAATCACACTTTAATTACATTTTCTAATATGGAAACTTTTGAAATTGATATGTCTTTAGCATCTTTTAATAATCAGATTGCTAGAACCTCCATGTTACATATGAAATTTTCTCAAAAAATGCGTATGATGGAGAGTAATTTCCCTTCAATGAATATGTTTTTCCCGCCAACTACACTTGCCGCAGAATCTAGACGTTATTACAATACTATGCTTCCAAATAACGAAGATCCTAAAGACCCTCAAGATTCTGATCAGTAA